GACAAGATCAAATGCTAATCTAATCATTTCATAATGATTAACATCTGatttttcttctaaattttcctatatatattcgaaattTGTATTGCTATTTGTTGTACACTTGTGTATAAAGTGGTATATATTTGCCGACCCGAAATATATTACGAAatgagttttaaatttaattagtagtCAAGAATCAATGATTATTATGAGTGTAGTTTTTCAATGTTTTGATTGTATAAATTTGATTCATATCATTTGCAATGAggttattttgtttgttttctaAATTTTGTATACAAGGCCATCATATCATTTAGACGACCAATCTGATTGTACTATTTCCATCTTTGTTTCTCATAGTACTTGATTGAACTTCTGTTAGCCGATGAGTACATCAACGACGAAAGTAAATTACTCCTCAAGCAATCTAGGCGCAGGTGAATTGATAAAATGCTCTTTTGAATTAAGTGAATTCGTAGTTTTAAACTATACTCACATGTGAAGCCGTTTAAATTTTGAACTTAGACCAACCCGGCTCGAAGAAAAAGGaacctaattttaaaagatttaaagtTGTCGTCttctaaatatttatataaacgATCGAGTTAAATTCAATTTTCAATTGAGTTTGAAAccaattttaacttttaagtgAATTATATAGTCGagataaatttgaaattgataatattgggattcttaaatattttaccGATTGAATGAAGTTTTGACTTCTGAAGTATTAGAGTCAAATTAATTGGATTCAGTTACCCTGATGCATATTATATACAAAGGGTAAACattgaaaagagagaaaaataatGAGAAGTGCCACTAGAAAAGGCAAAGCAAAAAGAGGAACCACCAAAATTGGATGTAAATCAAAGTGGTAGGTGCAAAATGACATGAAATACTATTGCAATATTGGGGTTTAAAGGTTGTGGGTCTAAATGAGATTGATGGGGTTAGAATTCAATAAAGCTTTTAAAAGTACCCAAGTACAACTTAATACTTATGATCCATAATTATTATGTGGAGGAAATATAGAGTTTGGACTATGACTtgaatttaacaattttagatCATTTCCTTATTTAAAGGCACTATAATTATAGAGTTTGATGATGTGCTATTTATTCTCATTTTAGTTAACAATTTTAAGAAGTCTCATTCCAATTGACAGTTTTTATTCAAACAAAGgtccctgaacttgtgacacgaggtcatctaacccaatttatattttttgagaaattaattgcaaaattcttcatttttatattaaataaccccataatttatatttttatttcaaaaaataaatttagcatAATTATATCATAACAATTAGAGAAGtatataattacttttttgcatccatcacttgtattttacgcgttttaaaaagaGGTAGGAGTTTTTCTGCATACTCTACTCACTCATGTTTATAAAAAGAGTTAAAGTGTATGTGCAAACGTACTTAATCTTGAATGATTAATGGAGaaccaaattaataaaatatcttCGCGAAAGATTCAttactattgttttttttttctctgtaATTTCTACTGTGCTGCTGCAACTAGGCGTGTAAAAGTGAACCAAACTCAATAATCCAATTAATAcattttgtttggtttgatttgagaTTATAGcaaaaaatttggttttcttgttcaattttaaatataataaacttTAATACAAAGTgaaatgaaaatcaaattgaaataaaaattaaccgGACTGGCTAGTTTAATTTGGTTCGGATTGAAAAAATTGCCGAGGTATTGATtcgatttaaagttttaaacctAGCGTCCCTCAGATGCaaccttgaaaaaaaaaatatgtgtaGCTTAAAACTGTGGAAGCAAAACGAAACAAATTAGTAGAAAACCTATAAGAAAAGAAACCATTCTAATCTCATACCATCCACTAcacaacattttttttatttataaataaaataatatatagatttactaatttaagactaaaaaattattaaataaatttataattatgctttttataattcttttggtaaaaatacgtttttgttaaaatttatcaaaaatctaTCAAAGTATACTTTTCGtagaaaaaagtgaaaataacgtttatttaaaaaaaaagcataTATTTGCAGATAGTTTGCTGAaaataaatgaacaaaggatcaaatcgccccctcaacttggcacgaaatatcaaaagagTCATTTTCGCtgcttttggtacaaacaaacccaaaaattgtgtttttagCTCAAAAAGGCCCTCCCCCACTCTCACCCAGACAAGTGTGCCATACTCtccataaaaaaatgaaatttttttaaaaaaacccttaatattcaatttatctcttaaattaattcttaataaatttaattttcaattacatctttcaatttttaaaatttaatagttaatttaatttttaataaaaatttaagggacctttttttcccttttactatttcttcttcttcccccTTCTTCAtcttcctcctcctccttcttttttcttcttcggCCACCATTCATCTCCCACCGACTGCCAAATGCCTCTATTTTCACCCCCTCTCCAGATTGTTCATTCTTTTTGGATGAACAAATCTGTTCATCTCAAAAAGAATGAACAGATCTGTTCATCTCTTTTAAGATGAACAAACGAGCTGTTCATCCCAAAAGGGATGAACAGACCTGATTCATCTCTTTTGGGATGAACAGAATGAGTTCATCCCTTTTAGGATGAACAGATCCGTCCATCCCAAAAGGGATGAACAAAATGAGTTTGTCCCTTTTGGGATGAATAAATAGGTGAATTTCGGCGGTGGCGGGCGGCGGTTTCCGATGTGTTAGAATTAgaattatttagttttaattaaattcaattagTGTTACATAggatttaaatatgtttaattaaaattaattaagtttaataattataattagtaaATCCCACTCTCTTGTTTTTTGTCAGAGGGGAtatttttgatacgaaaatatAAGTTGCGGgtttttttgatacgaaaatgcAAGTTATGGGTTAgtttgtaccaaaagcggcGAAAATGACTTATtcgatatttcgtgccaagttgagaggGCGATTTGAtcttttgtttgaaaataaatatttttataagaagTATAAAATTATCGGCAGGCCAGCAGTGTTATTAGGCCCAAAAGAAAGTTAAGTCTTTAAGAGAAGAAAGCCCAATGATGACCCATAATCTCAATTTAGAAGATGGCACATTTGATCCATGTAGGAATCATGGGGCTAATGTGAACGACTTGTCGGGTGGAATAATTGAGCAGTCAAAATAGATGAGCTTGTGTTCGTTTCCGGAAGACGACAATTATTGTAGAAACTAAACGATGAGTAGGGGTCAACATTAGCTAGTGTGCAACATCACATAAAGGAATGCAATATTTGAACATTGTCTTAACTCTTAACTAAGACACACACACCTATTTCCCATCATTTACCAATGTGATGTTTTAGATGATGTCCTTCTCCTGTTCTCACTTGACTCTGAATTTATGATCCTTATATGAAAAATTCCATTAATGATGTtcatattttgtaaaattttctgttttggtctacgtatttatttaaatatttgaacttatttatttatatcgAACGAGTGTTTATAACTTATTATGGCATGTTCTTCAAATTGAAATGaataattagtttaaatattttttaaaactagtTCAAAAAGATTCAATTGGtttttcatattaattaatccattctttttattttctctaattattaataacaaaatttaaatttaaattacagaTGAGTATAATTATAgctttattaaattaaattaaatatttttttgaaatgaaatttaaattatagtaaatgtaaaagttaataaataaaaataatatagtatattttaaactaataatataaaaacataccTCACCAGTCTATTAAACCGGGAACCGGAACTACAATCTGATTTGGTCTGATCatggattaaaatttaaaaaatttgattagacTAATCGTCGACCATTTTTGGCCAATGTTTTTTTCTACCAATTCTCACcggtttgatttaaaaaaaaattcaattttaaaaatctattaaatataatatcatgtttgtattcattttaaaattatattttaataaattagttcattttttattttttttaataaatactatataataatttaataaacttaagaattaaactgaaaaacaattttaaaactattatgTAAATTACATACGCATCATAAAAATACtcctttaatatatttttttatttttaaaattttatataaattaaaccGATAAAAAAATCGAGAGAAATCAGTCAAAGATTAgtctaaataaattatcaaattttaatccATGATCGAAACAATTAacatttatttgataaatgctCGTCTCTTCATAATCTTAAGTCTTCTTTGCATGTACAAGTAATTCAAGTATCACATGTATTTTAGttgttattaatctattttagtGAAAAACAATAGTTAAaccaatattattaaaagaaattCCAATATTAGATGGAAGACATTgtaataaactaataataatctTTTACATCATccttattataaaatataattttttttttggcaaagtagcaattgtattaatttcggtaaaatataattagcttGATTACTTTATGTGATATAAAAAATGAATGgcaatatattttgatataattattcctccttatatataaatttgttttactttttaaagtGAAAGAATAATTTcatcaatataaaaaattgtatAGTTTCTGTCAATTCTTGATCTTTAAATAGCGGCACATATTatacaaacttttataaataataaataaatagtatatatcatttaaatttaattgtttaataaaatattatttgatttataattaaatagttctaaaaatgaaatacatattttttttttcattttaaaagaaaGGAATGGCGTCCAAACAaagaaaattgatttattttgcaacaaAATACAAGTCATCTCTGACTTTCCTGTAATTTTTGACGTGTTGACAATTGAACAAATTTTTAGTGTGATTATCCATCcccatattttaaaagtatatacaattatcaatttttttttcctgaaAGCAGAAAAAATACAacttatttatatgatttttgaTGGAATAAATGCAGTTGGTGTACGAATAAGAAAGAATTTTGATTGTAGTTCCTAGCGATAGAATTTGATATGTGTTTGATTTTTTCAAGGCTCATTTATATCTGTATCTCTTATCCATTCAATTATTCATAAATTCTCAATTTCCCTATTCCCTCAACTCACCGGCTTCGTCCCTGCTCTTGATCCTTCATTCACGACGTTTTTTGAGGCATTGTTTTCGTCTCTAAACTGACAGGTATTCTCGTTCTTTCTAATTTCTtgtgtttgattttaatttttgtttggaGCTAGGTTATTCCATAATTgcaaattgattttgttttaatttgggTTTTATCAGAATTAAAGATTTTAGAGATAGGACAAGGGCATAGGGTTTTGGTTCAACTTTGATAAATTGTGATTTGGGTAGTCTGAGAATTGGGGTTAGCTTAAGATGTATGCCGTAGGAAGGCTAGGCAACTATATAACCAGAGGTGTCTACACTGTCTCTGGCCCATTTCACCCTTTTGGTGGTGCTGTCGATATTGTTGTAGTAGAACAGCCTGATGGAACCTTCAAATCCTCGCCTTGGTATGTTCGGTTTGGGAAATTTCAAGGGGTTTTGAAGGCCAAAGAGAAGGTCGTTACTGTTTCTGTTAATGGAGTTGAGACAAACTTTCACATGATTCTTGATCCAAGAGGAGAAGCTTACTTTCTTAGGGAGTTAAAAGGAGAAGAAGGGGAAGCTATATGTTATTCATCATCTTCAGGTGATGAGATCGATGAGCAATCTCAGAAAATTGAGAGACCTATGAAGTCCAAAAGCTGCGATTATGATGGCGGTAAAACTTTAACTGACAATGTTAATGCAATTAATGGAAAGATTGTGGCTAGAACTAATTCCCGCCAGTCAAGGATATCTGGGATTCTTTTTGGACAGAGGTCAATGGAGGAGGATGGTTATCTAAAGGCAGGTGATGGTAATGATGTTGCTAGGATAAGCTCATTGGAGCGCGCGGAGATTGCGGCTGACCTTGTTGAAACTCTCATGTTAGACGAGAATGATCTGGAAGATAAATTGGTGGAGATATCTGAGACACCAAGATATGTGGATGAATCCGATCTACAGGACACCGGACAAGTTTGTGATGCTGAGGATGTAATGTCTGAGGTCAACCATTCTGATTCAAAGATTGTACACATGTATGAAGGATGTCCTGAGAAGAAATCTGATGAACAGGGTTCTGATGACATGGATGTTGTCTTGCCATGCACTAGTGCTTCTGATGAAGATAACAGTTCCCCTGGAGTTCAGTTGTCCAATAATTGTGAGACTCCCATGAGTTCAAAAGCAGGGTTGGATAGTGTGAGAGAACAACCTGAAGAAGCTTCATGCTTTGCCAGTGGTGGATCTGGGGAAGTTCCTATGTGTGCTCAAACATTGCATGTTCCAGCTGAACTTGAAATTGAGGTAACTTTTTATaaccatattttaaaattacttgCAGATATATTTGGATAACTCAAATTTCCTTAAAGGAcgtctccttttttttttcttctaaataaaaagattttCATATGAATATGCAATGTTCGTGGGAGAGGGAAGGAGGAAGAGGAAACTGGTCTGAACAGAAATCGAAATGACAGCCGTTGCGTGAATGTTCTGACGGCTAATTTACTGTTCTATGAGACACTTAGCTAGAACCCTAGTGAgctttattatacatgtgaacATGCCAAGCCTGGACATTTGATGAGCTCATAAAACGATAAACTGAATCCAAGCTATGGAATGTTCACTTTCTGGTCTTGTGATCCCATCTTATAAACAGTCGTCTATGTAACATGATCTGTATAAGGATCATCTGATTGTTTGAACAATCTCAGTTTTGTGTTAACAAATGAACACAAAGCTCTGTTGATGCCAGTTTGTGTATAACATGCGATATTTCTCTGTttggaaaagaaagaaagagctTGAGCTCGTATTCCTTAAAGTAGGCATTTTTTCTGACAGGTTAGACCTGTGGGATATGTATGTGATGGACTTCTGCATGCTTATAATATGTCTATAGGTCCATATGTGTGTTTttgcaatttcttttattttgcttCTCCAGTCTTTGGTAACAGAACATTAAAAATTAGAGGTATTAGGCATGAAGCTCAATTTTTGTGTCACTAGTACAGACTTACAGTACCAATCTTGGTTTGCTGAATTAGTGAGCTAAGTCTGACCTTAAGTACCCATGGCATGCTTGTATTTAGCTTGAGATGCTTTTTCTTGTGCATTCCTTCTCTGCGCTCTAGCTGCTTCAAGAAAGTGCTGATtctttaagttttttaattgaTACGTATTTGATATCTCTGATTCTGTTGTACTGAAGTGGTAGAAATTTCATTCAGGATGCAGTTAACCAGTGTGCCGAGGGTATTGGATTTGAGAGTAGACCCATGGAATCTCATGACATATATTATCAGCAAACAattccattttcttcttctgcaCATGGTCATAATGAACTGAACTTTGAAGTGCCAGCAACAGTGTCACCCTTTACTCAAATGGTCTATGTTGACCCTATATTTGATTCAGTTGAAATAGAGTCAAACACTGATAGCTCCATGCCCAGTTTTAACAACTCAATTCATCAGGTTCAAGCTGAAGTAATAACTGGGAATGATTTTACCAGGAACGAGCGCCAATGTTCTCTAGAGTCAGTTGGGGATTCAGAACAACTTAATAGAGGTTGTGGCCTAACAAAAACAGCTAGTATTCCAGTGTGTGAGAGTTCGGAGGACGAACAATTTTTCTTTAGTGATATAGATGATTGTGAACCAAAGGAAGCTCAAGGAAAATCAGCTTTTCCAGATGCTTTAGGCGAAGAACATCTTCCTTCATCCTCTCCAGAAGCGATTAACACAGCGAATGAGCCAGTCCTTGTAAATGATGAATCTTCTTCCTCTCCACATAATTTTTCTCCAAAGAATGAACCTAGTGTCTTTGGAAACTTCATAGAAAATTCCAAGTTAACGTCGAGTTCCATTCATATTCCAAAACGTCATAGTGTTGATGGTGCAGAAGTTGGGCGTCTGGCAGAATCACTACCCAATTTGTGGTCTGACATTGATAATATGGATAAACAGGAACTTTCATGTTCTTTTAGTCGTTCTTTGGAATTGAACTCCAAATCCTTGGAGTGGAATATGCTACACAGGAGTGACTCTCACTGTACAAATTCAGAGTCAAGCAAAGATAATTTGTTGGTACAGGGTTTTTCCAAAGATGAAGATGCCCTTCCTTTGCAGGATATTAAAGACGATCTTAGCAATGCCAGTGTTGGTAAGAATAATTCTGTATTTGCTCTTATACATTTTTCTTGTGGATCTGAATTGAGTGAATTTGGTCTGAAAATGGCACTTGAAAGTGTTGTTAGATGTCATAAAATGTGTGGTTTTGTCAGACCTCTTTCCAAACAACTTAATAGTTTTTCATCCTGCATTGTTTATTTTCTTGTAGGAAGTTGGATCTTTATATAATTTTCCCAGTTCCAAAATGGTTgtatctttaaattatttttttttttttcaaatgcatCTAAAATTACAATACAGCAGTGCTTTAATTTTTGGGTTGTCATAGGCGTCTAATTGCTCTTCATGCAGCAAGCAATAGACACTCACATGAATTAAGCCGTATGCAGAGATATCTCTTTGCAAACACTTATTATATGAAGGAATGGGAGCTGAAGCTGCTTCTCAAGCATTCGAAGCTGAAAAACTGGACTTAGATAAATTTACATCTGTAGGTCCTGCAGTTGTGAAGAATGATAAGCTTGTTGTTAGAATTGGAGGCAATTATTTCCCATGGGATGCAGCTGCTCCTATTATTTTAGGAATGGTATCATTTGGAAGTGAAAATACATTTGAACCAAAAGACATGATACCTGTTGATCGAGTTGAGAAATCTCTTGTAGGGGATCAATCAAGAACCATTGTAACCACTGGAGGAAGCTGGAGACTTTGGCCTTTCCCTTTTAGAAGATCAAGATCCAGGAAAATTACACAGCCAGCTTTAGATAATACTAGAAGTTCTGATGTCGAGACTGTTTCAGAGAGCCATAATGAGGTTGAAAGTAACAGAAATGTGCTCAATGGAGAGGCCTTAAAAAAGATGGTAAAGGCCTTTACTCCAACATCTGAGGAACTGGCATCCTTGAATTTGAAGGAAGGGAGCAATGAGGTCACATTCACATTCTCCACTTCTGTGCTGGGGAGGCAGAAGGTCAGTCGTAATTTGTTATTGCATTTATTATTCATGAATTTGCTTTCTCCCTTCATTTCATGCATTTCATTAACTTCtcctttcctttttttttaaaaaaatatattgcaATTTTCTCatgatctttttaaaattacgCTGCTCAACAGGTTGATGCGAGAATCTATTTGTGGA
This region of Mercurialis annua linkage group LG1-X, ddMerAnnu1.2, whole genome shotgun sequence genomic DNA includes:
- the LOC126664601 gene encoding phosphatidate phosphatase PAH2-like isoform X1, whose translation is MYAVGRLGNYITRGVYTVSGPFHPFGGAVDIVVVEQPDGTFKSSPWYVRFGKFQGVLKAKEKVVTVSVNGVETNFHMILDPRGEAYFLRELKGEEGEAICYSSSSGDEIDEQSQKIERPMKSKSCDYDGGKTLTDNVNAINGKIVARTNSRQSRISGILFGQRSMEEDGYLKAGDGNDVARISSLERAEIAADLVETLMLDENDLEDKLVEISETPRYVDESDLQDTGQVCDAEDVMSEVNHSDSKIVHMYEGCPEKKSDEQGSDDMDVVLPCTSASDEDNSSPGVQLSNNCETPMSSKAGLDSVREQPEEASCFASGGSGEVPMCAQTLHVPAELEIEDAVNQCAEGIGFESRPMESHDIYYQQTIPFSSSAHGHNELNFEVPATVSPFTQMVYVDPIFDSVEIESNTDSSMPSFNNSIHQVQAEVITGNDFTRNERQCSLESVGDSEQLNRGCGLTKTASIPVCESSEDEQFFFSDIDDCEPKEAQGKSAFPDALGEEHLPSSSPEAINTANEPVLVNDESSSSPHNFSPKNEPSVFGNFIENSKLTSSSIHIPKRHSVDGAEVGRLAESLPNLWSDIDNMDKQELSCSFSRSLELNSKSLEWNMLHRSDSHCTNSESSKDNLLVQGFSKDEDALPLQDIKDDLSNASVEISLCKHLLYEGMGAEAASQAFEAEKLDLDKFTSVGPAVVKNDKLVVRIGGNYFPWDAAAPIILGMVSFGSENTFEPKDMIPVDRVEKSLVGDQSRTIVTTGGSWRLWPFPFRRSRSRKITQPALDNTRSSDVETVSESHNEVESNRNVLNGEALKKMVKAFTPTSEELASLNLKEGSNEVTFTFSTSVLGRQKVDARIYLWKWNTRIVISDVDGTITKSDVLGQFMPLVGIEWSQTGVTHLFSAIKDNGYQFLYLSARAIAQAYITRQFLVNLKQDGKTLPDGPVVISPDGLFPSLFREVIRRAPHEFKIACLEDIRALFPSDCNPFYAGFGNRDTDEISYLKVGIPKGKIFIINPKGEVAVNRLVDTRSYTSLHALVHGMFPAMSSTEQEDYNSWNFWKLSPPDIDI
- the LOC126664601 gene encoding uncharacterized protein LOC126664601 isoform X2, translating into MYAVGRLGNYITRGVYTVSGPFHPFGGAVDIVVVEQPDGTFKSSPWYVRFGKFQGVLKAKEKVVTVSVNGVETNFHMILDPRGEAYFLRELKGEEGEAICYSSSSGDEIDEQSQKIERPMKSKSCDYDGGKTLTDNVNAINGKIVARTNSRQSRISGILFGQRSMEEDGYLKAGDGNDVARISSLERAEIAADLVETLMLDENDLEDKLVEISETPRYVDESDLQDTGQVCDAEDVMSEVNHSDSKIVHMYEGCPEKKSDEQGSDDMDVVLPCTSASDEDNSSPGVQLSNNCETPMSSKAGLDSVREQPEEASCFASGGSGEVPMCAQTLHVPAELEIEDAVNQCAEGIGFESRPMESHDIYYQQTIPFSSSAHGHNELNFEVPATVSPFTQMVYVDPIFDSVEIESNTDSSMPSFNNSIHQVQAEVITGNDFTRNERQCSLESVGDSEQLNRGCGLTKTASIPVCESSEDEQFFFSDIDDCEPKEAQGKSAFPDALGEEHLPSSSPEAINTANEPVLVNDESSSSPHNFSPKNEPSVFGNFIENSKLTSSSIHIPKRHSVDGAEVGRLAESLPNLWSDIDNMDKQELSCSFSRSLELNSKSLEWNMLHRSDSHCTNSESSKDNLLVQGFSKDEDALPLQDIKDDLSNASVGDQSRTIVTTGGSWRLWPFPFRRSRSRKITQPALDNTRSSDVETVSESHNEVESNRNVLNGEALKKMVKAFTPTSEELASLNLKEGSNEVTFTFSTSVLGRQKVDARIYLWKWNTRIVISDVDGTITKSDVLGQFMPLVGIEWSQTGVTHLFSAIKDNGYQFLYLSARAIAQAYITRQFLVNLKQDGKTLPDGPVVISPDGLFPSLFREVIRRAPHEFKIACLEDIRALFPSDCNPFYAGFGNRDTDEISYLKVGIPKGKIFIINPKGEVAVNRLVDTRSYTSLHALVHGMFPAMSSTEQEDYNSWNFWKLSPPDIDI